Proteins encoded together in one Hymenobacter monticola window:
- the fabD gene encoding ACP S-malonyltransferase: MSSTTAIVFPGQGSQFPGMARDLFDQSLDARALLTRANDILGFSLTDIMFSGTEEDLRRTDVTQPAIFVHSVAQFVARPELQPGMTAGHSLGEFSALVAAGVLRFEDALPLVARRAQAMQAACEEQPGTMAAILGLDDAIVERICQEITDGGDVVVAANYNCPGQLVISGSTAGVAKACEALKAAGAKRALPLPVGGAFHSPLMQSAAAALAEAIEKTTFSAAKCPVYQNVDALPHTDPAEIKANLLAQLTAPVRWTQLVQRMAADGATDFIECGPGKVLQGLVKKIVPTATIG; encoded by the coding sequence ATGAGCTCGACCACCGCCATTGTTTTCCCCGGCCAGGGCAGCCAGTTTCCGGGCATGGCCCGCGACCTTTTCGACCAGAGCCTCGACGCCCGCGCCCTGCTCACCCGCGCCAACGACATCCTTGGCTTCAGCCTCACCGACATCATGTTTTCGGGCACTGAGGAAGACCTGCGCCGTACCGACGTCACCCAGCCGGCCATTTTCGTGCATTCGGTGGCCCAGTTTGTGGCCCGGCCCGAGCTGCAGCCCGGCATGACGGCCGGCCACTCCTTGGGCGAGTTCTCGGCCCTGGTAGCGGCCGGCGTGCTGCGCTTCGAGGATGCCCTGCCGCTGGTGGCCCGCCGCGCCCAGGCCATGCAGGCCGCCTGCGAGGAGCAGCCCGGCACCATGGCCGCCATTCTGGGGCTTGATGACGCCATCGTGGAGCGCATCTGCCAGGAAATCACCGACGGCGGGGACGTGGTGGTAGCCGCCAACTACAACTGCCCCGGCCAGCTCGTCATTTCGGGCAGCACGGCCGGAGTTGCCAAAGCCTGCGAAGCCCTGAAAGCTGCCGGCGCCAAGCGCGCCCTGCCGCTGCCGGTAGGCGGCGCTTTCCACTCGCCCCTGATGCAAAGTGCCGCCGCTGCGCTGGCCGAAGCCATCGAAAAAACGACCTTCAGCGCCGCTAAGTGCCCCGTTTACCAAAACGTAGACGCGCTGCCCCACACCGACCCCGCCGAAATCAAAGCCAACCTGCTGGCCCAGCTCACCGCCCCCGTGCGCTGGACACAGCTGGTGCAGCGCATGGCCGCCGACGGCGCTACCGATTTCATCGAGTGCGGCCCCGGCAAAGTGTTGCAAGGCCTAGTGAAGAAAATTGTGCCCACCGCCACTATTGGATAA
- a CDS encoding T9SS type B sorting domain-containing protein — translation MIESLLLRARAWAGFLLLIVGAGLRPETAQASHIRAGFIQAKPDTTPARNPRRIFFKMILYTTTLPTGTTPPVDEKDVTIFFGDNTSSCYQGIPRVGGRQPIPLVPDTGVNVYTFEHTYGTTGSFLVSYTGENRIASVRNMDNSSAQSFYISTTVYIFPELLGNRSPVITAPSVDKGAVGQPFTYNPGAYDADGDSLVYSLRPSQKVSLLAQDIVGPPCSGATGNNTPQPVNVPNFRFPNDPAVTPGTPPVQVAYGGVPPGVPGAPAIFVQNPNDGQITWNAPVEAGIYNFAFSITEIRRTPLGWRKIGEVVSDVQVIIVPTNNLRPILTIPTDICVVAGATVTGVVTAVDGVAAGSAAQTPVSLFAYSGIKPPATFVQTAQGPPQARGVFTWQTQCSNVARLPYLVVFKAQDTPPGSGSTSTPPSSQPLVDEQVWRITVVGSPPQNLQATTATSPSGLNRTVLNWSTYNCTNASTIHIYRKVGPGPGPGACETGIPPSTGYVRIGSVNANVTTFTDDNLDANGAPRGLARGLTYCYRIYAEFPLPGLGASLASAEACATFAGRTAQLKNVDVEATSATAGQIAVRWTTPRTTTGVAFDGTPGYVLSRGEGLAPTTFTTVRTFTSLTDTSFVDTGLNTLDRQYTYRLDFVRTFPGGQPSITETSLPASSVRTTVVANNPPTAFTVRWTYNVPWDNTARPVTIYRRADTPGSVFVPIATAPTGAGGGTYLDNSATLVPRQSYCYYVRTEGRYAPTGYLSALLNKSQEQCRQLIAPPCTPVLALQAVNCDSLAALPQSSGTTQTYTNRLSWTLSSAPTGCDANVAGYRVYYREGTAGAFTLLTTTAQTSFVHANLPTSGGCYAVQAVGSGGAASDTSNVACQANCLFFSLPNIFTPNGDAQNAVFRPRNSSPVRSVHFQAFNRWGRKVFENTTTASDPVLINWDGGGPVGGDSSGSRGNKVSDGIYFYFAEVEFADPASTKRTYKGWVEIVR, via the coding sequence ATGATAGAATCTCTTCTCCTTCGCGCCCGGGCTTGGGCTGGCTTCTTGCTGCTGATAGTGGGGGCAGGACTGCGGCCGGAAACGGCGCAGGCCAGTCACATTCGGGCCGGATTCATCCAAGCCAAGCCCGACACCACGCCCGCCCGCAACCCGCGCCGCATCTTCTTCAAGATGATACTTTACACCACCACGCTGCCAACTGGTACCACGCCGCCGGTGGATGAGAAGGACGTGACCATTTTTTTCGGTGACAATACTTCCAGCTGCTACCAAGGCATTCCCCGCGTGGGCGGGCGCCAGCCCATTCCACTGGTGCCGGATACCGGGGTCAACGTGTACACATTTGAGCACACCTATGGGACGACGGGCAGCTTTTTGGTGAGTTATACCGGCGAAAACCGCATTGCGAGCGTGCGCAACATGGATAACTCGAGCGCCCAGTCGTTTTACATCAGTACCACCGTTTACATCTTCCCCGAGCTGCTCGGCAACCGCTCGCCGGTCATCACGGCGCCGTCGGTCGATAAGGGCGCGGTGGGGCAGCCGTTCACGTACAACCCCGGCGCCTACGACGCCGACGGCGACTCGTTGGTTTACAGCCTGCGGCCCAGCCAGAAGGTCAGCCTTTTGGCACAAGACATTGTGGGCCCGCCGTGCTCCGGCGCTACGGGCAACAATACGCCGCAGCCAGTTAACGTGCCTAACTTTCGGTTTCCGAACGACCCGGCGGTTACCCCGGGCACGCCTCCTGTTCAGGTGGCCTACGGCGGCGTGCCCCCGGGGGTGCCCGGGGCGCCGGCCATATTTGTGCAGAACCCCAACGATGGGCAGATAACCTGGAACGCACCCGTCGAGGCGGGCATCTACAATTTTGCGTTCAGCATCACGGAAATCCGCCGGACCCCGCTGGGGTGGCGCAAGATTGGCGAGGTGGTGAGCGACGTGCAGGTCATCATTGTGCCCACCAACAACCTGCGGCCTATTCTAACCATCCCGACCGACATCTGCGTGGTGGCGGGCGCCACGGTGACGGGCGTGGTCACGGCCGTCGACGGCGTGGCGGCCGGCAGCGCGGCCCAGACGCCGGTTTCGCTGTTTGCTTATTCGGGCATCAAGCCACCGGCCACCTTTGTGCAGACCGCGCAGGGGCCGCCCCAGGCACGCGGCGTCTTCACCTGGCAAACGCAGTGCAGCAACGTGGCCCGGCTGCCCTACCTGGTGGTGTTCAAGGCCCAGGACACGCCGCCGGGCTCGGGCAGCACCAGCACGCCGCCAAGCAGCCAGCCGCTGGTGGATGAGCAGGTGTGGCGCATCACGGTGGTGGGCTCGCCGCCGCAAAACCTGCAGGCCACCACCGCCACCAGCCCGTCCGGCCTGAACCGGACCGTGCTCAACTGGAGCACTTATAATTGCACCAACGCCAGCACCATCCACATCTACCGCAAGGTGGGCCCGGGCCCGGGCCCGGGGGCCTGCGAAACGGGCATTCCGCCCTCAACAGGCTACGTGCGCATCGGCTCGGTGAACGCCAACGTGACCACCTTCACCGACGACAACCTCGATGCCAACGGCGCCCCCCGCGGGCTGGCCCGGGGCCTCACCTATTGCTACCGTATTTATGCCGAGTTTCCGCTGCCGGGGCTGGGGGCCAGCCTGGCTTCGGCCGAGGCCTGCGCCACGTTTGCCGGCCGCACGGCCCAGCTCAAGAACGTAGACGTGGAGGCCACTAGCGCCACCGCCGGCCAGATTGCCGTGCGCTGGACTACGCCCCGCACCACCACGGGCGTGGCCTTCGACGGCACGCCCGGCTACGTGCTGTCGCGCGGCGAGGGTCTGGCCCCGACGACGTTTACGACGGTGCGCACCTTCACTTCGCTCACCGACACTTCGTTTGTGGATACCGGCCTCAACACCCTGGACCGGCAGTACACCTACCGGCTCGATTTTGTGCGGACCTTCCCCGGCGGCCAGCCCAGCATCACCGAAACCAGCCTTCCGGCCAGCAGCGTGCGCACCACCGTGGTGGCCAACAACCCGCCCACGGCTTTCACCGTGCGCTGGACCTACAACGTGCCCTGGGACAACACGGCCCGCCCCGTGACCATCTACCGCCGCGCCGACACCCCGGGCAGCGTGTTTGTGCCCATTGCCACGGCCCCAACGGGGGCGGGTGGAGGCACCTACCTCGATAACAGCGCGACGCTGGTGCCGCGCCAGAGCTACTGCTACTACGTGCGCACCGAGGGCCGCTACGCCCCCACGGGCTACCTCAGTGCGCTGCTCAATAAAAGCCAGGAGCAGTGCCGCCAGCTCATTGCGCCGCCCTGTACGCCGGTGCTAGCCCTGCAGGCGGTGAACTGCGACAGCCTGGCGGCCTTGCCCCAGTCGTCGGGCACCACCCAAACCTACACCAACCGCCTAAGCTGGACGCTGAGCAGTGCCCCCACGGGCTGCGACGCCAACGTGGCTGGCTACCGCGTGTACTACCGCGAAGGCACCGCAGGGGCGTTCACGCTGCTCACCACCACTGCCCAAACCTCCTTCGTCCACGCCAACCTGCCCACTTCGGGCGGCTGCTACGCGGTGCAGGCCGTGGGCAGCGGCGGCGCGGCCAGCGACACGAGCAATGTGGCCTGCCAGGCCAACTGCCTGTTTTTCTCGCTGCCCAACATCTTCACGCCCAACGGCGATGCGCAGAACGCCGTGTTCCGGCCCCGCAACAGCTCGCCGGTGCGCAGCGTGCACTTTCAGGCCTTCAACCGCTGGGGCCGCAAGGTTTTCGAGAACACCACCACGGCCAGCGACCCCGTGCTCATCAACTGGGACGGCGGCGGGCCCGTGGGCGGCGACTCCTCCGGCAGCCGCGGCAACAAGGTGTCCGACGGCATCTACTTCTACTTCGCTGAGGTAGAGTTTGCCGACCCCGCCAGCACCAAGCGCACCTACAAAGGCTGGGTGGAAATTGTGCGTTAA
- a CDS encoding T9SS type B sorting domain-containing protein, with protein sequence MIQFSLLRVGTWARAALLLTIIAAGLSLRPDSAWATHIRAGDIQAKPDTVTNNPRRVFFKLVLYTDNSSSVPADFATVFYGDGTSSCSPGVPRSGPRRAIPGNTDTSVNIYYFDHVYPSTGSFTVSYIGENRNAGVLNMDNSVNTTFYISTTITIDPALGRNRSPIFTAPAVDKAARNQVYLHNPAAYDADGDSLAFHLRSSQMVPLGITGTQGPPCAGTGTNNPAPVPVTNFRLPNSTSITGSTPLQVAYGGTPPGRVGDPAIFEQDVNTGQITWNAPEALGFYNVAFEVEEWRRTPLGRRRIGVVIRDMQIIVTASNNLRPTITVPADICVVAGQTVTGSVTAVDDATGGAQQTPISLFAYSGIIPPATFRQSQTGPPQAQGTFTWQTDCSNVARLPYLVVFKAQDSPAAPAPPLIDEKAWRITVVGPPPQNLRATPATGTLTSAVLTWNPYICTNASQIHIYRKVNSSNFVPGPCDTGIPASAGYTRIGTVAASATTFTDTNLNASGVAQGLDRGQTYCYRIYAEFPLPAGGASIASQEACVSFQGNAARLVKVDVENTSTTTGQMQVCWTRPRPAGGGTFDGTPSYVLSRGEGLNPSTFAPIATLSSLVDTCYTDTQLNTQDLQYTYKLEFVRTFPPGDARAPIREASPTASSVRTSAVPASAAATAVRVSWTYNVPWDNASRPAIVFRRTGSSGAFVRIGTAPTTNSGGTYTDSDPTLVKGQTYCYYVQTDGQYPGVAYLNSLQNRSQVRCLVLQSPPCTPKLTLEPTNCDELAARPQYPTPNDRYTNRLSWTLSDSPTGCDTNVSGYRVYYRPTPSGAFTFLGTTAQPSYVHSDLASNGGCYAVQAVGNGGVLSDTSNVACQDNCLFFVLPNVFTPNGDNQNAVFRPKNNSPVRRVHFQAFNRWGVKVFENTTTASDPVLINWDGGGPVGEAAAGPGRKASDGVYFYLAEVEFADFSSTKRTYKGWVEIIR encoded by the coding sequence ATGATACAGTTTTCTCTACTTCGGGTTGGGACATGGGCGCGAGCCGCGCTGCTGCTCACCATCATTGCCGCAGGGCTGAGCTTGCGTCCGGACTCGGCCTGGGCGACCCACATCCGCGCCGGCGACATTCAGGCCAAGCCCGACACGGTGACCAATAACCCCAGGCGCGTCTTTTTCAAGCTGGTGCTTTATACCGACAACAGCTCGAGTGTGCCGGCCGATTTTGCCACGGTTTTCTACGGCGACGGCACCTCCAGCTGCAGCCCGGGCGTGCCGCGGTCGGGCCCGCGCCGCGCCATTCCCGGCAACACCGATACCAGCGTCAATATTTACTATTTCGACCACGTGTACCCGTCGACGGGCAGCTTCACGGTGAGCTACATCGGCGAAAACCGCAACGCGGGGGTGCTGAACATGGACAATTCGGTAAACACGACTTTCTACATCAGCACCACCATTACCATTGACCCCGCGCTGGGCCGCAACCGCTCACCCATTTTCACGGCCCCGGCTGTTGACAAAGCGGCCAGGAACCAGGTGTACCTGCACAACCCCGCGGCCTACGACGCCGACGGCGACTCGCTGGCCTTCCACCTGCGCTCCAGCCAGATGGTGCCGCTGGGCATTACCGGCACGCAGGGACCGCCCTGCGCCGGCACGGGCACCAACAACCCGGCTCCGGTGCCGGTGACCAATTTCCGGCTCCCCAACAGCACGAGCATAACCGGCTCGACGCCGCTGCAGGTGGCCTACGGGGGCACTCCCCCGGGCCGGGTCGGTGACCCCGCCATTTTTGAGCAGGACGTGAACACCGGGCAGATTACCTGGAATGCGCCGGAGGCCCTGGGCTTCTACAACGTGGCCTTTGAAGTGGAAGAGTGGCGCCGCACGCCGCTGGGCCGGCGCCGCATTGGCGTGGTTATCCGCGACATGCAGATTATTGTGACGGCCAGCAACAACCTGCGGCCCACCATCACCGTGCCGGCCGACATCTGCGTGGTGGCCGGGCAAACCGTGACAGGCTCCGTGACGGCCGTGGACGACGCCACCGGCGGTGCCCAGCAAACGCCGATTTCGCTGTTTGCTTATTCCGGCATCATCCCGCCGGCCACCTTCCGGCAGTCGCAAACCGGGCCGCCGCAAGCGCAGGGCACTTTCACCTGGCAAACCGATTGCAGCAACGTGGCCCGACTGCCCTACTTGGTGGTGTTCAAAGCGCAGGACTCGCCGGCTGCGCCGGCGCCGCCGCTCATCGACGAAAAGGCTTGGCGTATCACGGTGGTGGGCCCGCCGCCGCAAAACCTGCGCGCCACCCCGGCCACCGGCACCCTGACGAGCGCCGTGCTGACGTGGAACCCCTATATCTGCACCAATGCCTCGCAGATTCACATCTACCGCAAGGTGAACTCGTCGAACTTTGTGCCCGGGCCCTGCGACACGGGCATTCCCGCCTCGGCCGGCTACACGCGCATTGGCACGGTGGCGGCCTCGGCCACCACGTTCACCGACACTAACCTGAATGCCAGCGGCGTGGCGCAGGGCCTCGACCGCGGCCAGACGTATTGCTACCGCATCTATGCCGAGTTTCCGCTGCCGGCCGGCGGGGCCAGCATCGCCTCGCAGGAGGCCTGCGTGTCGTTTCAGGGCAACGCGGCCCGCTTGGTGAAAGTGGATGTGGAAAACACCAGCACGACCACCGGCCAGATGCAGGTGTGCTGGACGCGCCCGCGCCCGGCCGGCGGTGGCACCTTCGACGGCACGCCCAGCTACGTGCTGTCGCGCGGCGAAGGCTTGAACCCGAGCACGTTTGCGCCCATTGCTACCCTCAGCTCGCTGGTCGATACCTGCTACACCGACACGCAGCTGAACACTCAGGACCTGCAGTATACCTACAAGCTGGAGTTTGTGCGCACCTTTCCACCCGGCGACGCGCGTGCGCCCATTCGGGAGGCCTCGCCCACGGCCAGCAGCGTGCGCACCAGCGCCGTGCCGGCCTCGGCCGCGGCCACGGCCGTGCGCGTAAGTTGGACCTATAACGTGCCCTGGGACAATGCGTCGCGGCCAGCCATTGTCTTCCGCCGCACCGGCAGCAGCGGGGCCTTTGTACGCATCGGCACGGCTCCTACTACAAATTCTGGCGGAACCTATACCGACAGCGACCCCACCCTGGTGAAGGGCCAGACCTACTGCTACTACGTCCAGACGGACGGCCAATACCCCGGCGTGGCCTACCTGAACTCGTTGCAAAACCGCAGCCAGGTACGCTGCCTGGTACTCCAGAGCCCGCCGTGCACGCCCAAGCTGACGCTGGAGCCCACCAACTGCGACGAACTGGCGGCCCGCCCGCAGTACCCCACGCCCAACGACCGGTATACCAACCGCCTGAGCTGGACGCTGAGCGACTCGCCCACGGGCTGCGACACGAACGTGAGCGGCTACCGCGTGTATTACCGGCCAACGCCCTCGGGGGCCTTCACCTTCCTGGGCACCACCGCGCAGCCCAGCTACGTGCACAGCGACCTAGCTTCGAATGGTGGTTGCTACGCGGTGCAGGCCGTGGGCAACGGCGGGGTGCTGAGCGACACCAGCAACGTGGCCTGCCAGGATAACTGCTTGTTCTTCGTGCTGCCCAACGTGTTCACGCCCAACGGCGACAACCAGAACGCCGTGTTCCGGCCCAAAAACAACTCGCCCGTGCGGCGGGTGCACTTCCAAGCCTTCAACCGCTGGGGCGTGAAAGTATTTGAGAACACCACCACAGCCAGCGACCCCGTGCTCATCAACTGGGACGGCGGCGGGCCCGTGGGCGAGGCAGCGGCTGGCCCGGGCCGAAAAGCCTCCGATGGCGTGTACTTCTACTTGGCCGAAGTGGAATTTGCCGACTTCAGCAGCACGAAGCGCACGTACAAGGGCTGGGTGGAAATTATCCGCTAA
- the folK gene encoding 2-amino-4-hydroxy-6-hydroxymethyldihydropteridine diphosphokinase — translation MSRTVTAYLLLGSNLGDRAALLAGARAQLAAITGTIAAASGLYETAAWGREDQPAFLNQVLALRTELSAQELLAQCLATEQRAGRERLERWGSRTLDVDILLYGHEIINQPSLVVPHPRLAERRFALVPLAEIAGSLQHPVLGSSVAELLVQCPDPLAVQRVE, via the coding sequence GCCTACTTGCTGCTCGGCAGCAACCTCGGCGACCGGGCGGCGCTGCTGGCCGGGGCCCGGGCGCAGCTGGCTGCTATCACTGGCACAATTGCGGCCGCATCCGGCCTTTATGAAACGGCCGCCTGGGGCCGCGAAGACCAGCCGGCCTTCCTCAACCAAGTCCTGGCTCTGCGCACGGAGTTGTCGGCCCAGGAGCTGCTGGCCCAATGCCTGGCCACGGAGCAAAGGGCCGGGCGTGAGCGCCTGGAACGCTGGGGCAGCCGTACGCTCGATGTGGACATTTTGCTCTATGGCCACGAAATTATCAACCAGCCCAGCCTCGTAGTGCCACACCCGCGCTTGGCCGAGCGGCGGTTTGCGCTGGTGCCGCTGGCCGAAATTGCCGGCAGCTTGCAGCACCCGGTGCTTGGGAGCAGCGTGGCTGAGTTGCTGGTGCAGTGCCCCGACCCACTAGCCGTTCAGCGCGTGGAGTGA